A genomic region of Prionailurus viverrinus isolate Anna chromosome D4, UM_Priviv_1.0, whole genome shotgun sequence contains the following coding sequences:
- the SLC27A4 gene encoding long-chain fatty acid transport protein 4 → MLLGASLVGVLLFSKLVLKLPWTQVGFSLLFLYLGSGGWRFVRIFIKTIRRDVFGGIVLLKVKAKVRRYLRERRTVPILFASTVRRHPDKTALIFEGTDTHWTFRQLDDYSSSVANFLQAQGLASGDVAALFMENRNEFVGLWLGMAKLGVEAALINTNLRRDALRHCLTTSQAKVLIFGSEMAPAIFEIHASLDPSLSLFCSGPWEPGTVPVGTEHLDPLLEDAPKHLPSSPDKGFTDKLFYIYTSGTTGMPKAAIVVHSRYYRMAALVYYGFRMRPDDVVYDCLPLYHSAGNIVGIGQCLLHGMTVVIRKKFSASRFWDDCIKYNCTIVQYIGELCRYLLNQPPREAEHQHQVRMALGNGLRQSIWTDFSSRFHIPQVAEFYGATECNCSVGNFDSQVGACGFNSRILSFVYPIRLVRVNEDTMELIRGPNGLCLPCQPGEPGQLVGRIIQQDPLRRFDGYLNQGANNKKIAKDVFQKGDQAYLTGDVLVMDELGYLYFRDRTGDTFRWKGENVSTTEVEGTLSRLLDMADVAVYGVGVPGTEGRAGMAAVANPAGSCDLEHFAQLLEKELPLYARPIFLRFLPELHKTGTFKLQKTELRKEGFDPSVVRDPLFYLDTRKGRYIPLDQEAYARIQAGEEKL, encoded by the exons ATGCTGCTCGGGGCGTCTCTGGTGGGGGTGTTGCTGTTCTCCAAGCTGGTGCTGAAATTGCCTTGGACTCAAGTGGGGTTCTCCCTGCTGTTCCTCTACCTGGGATCTGGAGGCTGGCGCTTTGTCCGAATCTTCATCAAGACCATAAGGCGTGATGTCTT CGGCGGCATAGTGCTCCTGAAGGTGAAGGCAAAGGTCCGGCGGTACCTGCGGGAGCGGCGGACAGTGCCCATTTTGTTTGCCTCCACGGTCCGGCGCCACCCTGACAAAACAGCCTTGATCTTTGAGGGCACAGACACACATTGGACCTTCCGCCAGCTGGATGACTACTCAAGCAGCGTGGCCAACTTCCTACAGGCTCAGGGCCTGGCCTCGGGCGACGTGGCTGCCCTCTTCATGGAGAACCGCAATGAGTTCGTGGGCCTATGGCTGGGCATGGCCAAGCTGGGTGTGGAGGCAGCACTCATCAACACCAACCTGCGGCGGGACGCCCTGCGCCACTGCCTGACCACTTCCCAGGCCAAGGTCCTCATCTTTGGCAGTGAGATGGCTCCAG CCATCTTTGAAATCCATGCCAGCCTGGACCCTTCGCTCAGCCTCTTCTGCTCCGGCCCCTGGGAGCCCGGCACGGTGCCCGTCGGCACAGAGCACCTGGACCCTCTGCTGGAAGATGCCCCCAAGCACCTGCCCAGTAGCCCTGACAAGGGCTTCACAG ATAAGCTCTTCTACATCTACACATCAGGCACCACAGGGATGCCCAAAGCCGCCATTGTGGTGCACAGCAG GTATTACCGCATGGCTGCCCTGGTGTACTACGGATTCCGAATGCGGCCGGACGACGTTGTCTATGACTgcctgcccctctaccactcagCAG GAAACATTGTGGGAATCGGGCAGTGCCTGCTCCATGGCATGACGGTGGTGATCCGGAAGAAGTTCTCAGCCTCCCGGTTCTGGGACGATTGTATTAAGTACAACTGCACA ATTGTGCAGTACATCGGCGAGTTGTGCCGGTACCTCCTGAACCAGCCGCCCCGGGAGGCGGAGCACCAGCACCAGGTGCGCATGGCACTCGGCAATGGCCTCCGCCAGTCCATCTGGACCGACTTTTCTAGCCGCTTCCACATCCCCCAGGTGGCCGAGTTCTACGGGGCCACCGAGTGTAACTGCAGTGTGGGCAACTTCGACAGCCAG GTGGGGGCATGTGGCTTCAACAGCCGCATCCTGTCCTTTGTGTACCCCATCCGGCTGGTGCGAGTCAACGAGGACACCATGGAACTGATCCGGGGGCCCAATGGCCTCTGCCTTCCCTGCCAGCCAG GTGAGCCAGGCCAGCTAGTGGGCCGCATCATCCAGCAGGATCCCCTGCGGCGCTTTGACGGCTACCTCAACCAGGGTGCCAACAATAAGAAGATTGCCAAGGACGTCTTCCAAAAGGGAGACCAGGCCTACCTCACCG GTGACGTGCTGGTGATGGATGAGCTGGGCTATCTGTACTTCCGAGACCGCACGGGAGACACGTTCCGCTGGAAAGGCGAGAATGTGTCCACCACCGAGGTGGAGGGCACACTCAGCCGCCTGCTGGACATGGCCGACGTGGCAGTGTATGGTGTCGGGGTGCCAG GAACCGAGGGCCGGGCTGGAATGGCTGCGGTGGCCAACCCTGCTGGCAGCTGTGACCTGGAACATTTTGCACAGCTGCTGGAGAAGGAGCTGCCCCTGTATGCCCGCCCCATCTTCCTGCGCTTCCTGCCTGAGCTGCACAAAACAG GGACCTTCAAGCTACAGAAGACAGAGCTGCGGAAGGAAGGCTTTGACCCATCAGTTGTGAGAGACCCACTGTTCTACTTGGATACCCGGAAGGGCCGCTACATCCCGCTGGACCAAGAGGCCTACGCCCGCATCCAGGCAGGCGAGGAGAAGCTGTGA